From one Pempheris klunzingeri isolate RE-2024b chromosome 5, fPemKlu1.hap1, whole genome shotgun sequence genomic stretch:
- the slc6a15 gene encoding sodium-dependent neutral amino acid transporter B(0)AT2 → MPKNSKAVKRELDDDVTESVKDLLSNEDACDDSFKKSSLIVNNHEGEGKECDVEEGGSDSEEEERPAWNSKLQYILAQVGFSVGLGNVWRFPYLCQKNGGGAYLVPYLILLILIGIPLFFLELAVGQRIRRGSIGVWNYISPRLGGIGFASCMVCFFVALYYNVIISWSLFYFSQSFQQPLPWHECPLVKNKTSTYVVPECEKSSATTYYWYREALDISNSISEGGGLNWKMTVCLLVAWSMVCLAMIKGIQSSGKVMYFSSLFPYVVLICFLVRALLLKGSVDGIRHMFTPKLEIMLEAKVWREAATQVFFALGLGFGGVIAFSSYNKRDNNCHFDAVLVSFINFFTSVLATLVVFAVLGFKANIMNSKCVILNTNKIVALLGNGIEESLIPHHINLTQVSQVSAEDYNQMIEVIQRVKEDDYKKLGLDSCSIEDELNKAVQGTGLAFIAFTEAMTHFPASPFWSVMFFLMLVNLGLGSMFGTIEGILTPLIDTFKVRKEFLTVGCCVLAFSIGLLFVQRSGNYYVAMFDDYSATLPLLIVVILENVAIAWFYGIDKFFEDLKDMLGFTPYRFYYYMWKYITPILLLVLLCSSFIQLTMTPPSYSAWIQEEAREQTLRFPLWGIVFCISLVVMAIMPVPVVFGLRYFNIIDDSTNGLSTVSYKKGRIIKESARPGEDDDTSLIQGKSPSEAPSPMPGNSIYRKQSGSGGTDADTAPNGRYGIGYLMADMPDMPESDL, encoded by the exons ATGCCCAAAAACAGCAAGGCCGTCAAGAGAGAGCTTGACGACGATGTCACAGAGTCTGTCAAAGACCTGCTTTCCAACGAGGACGCCTGCGACGATTCCTTCAAGAAGAGCTCGCTGATCGTCAACAACCATGAAGGGGAAGGGAAAGAGTGCGACGTGGAGGAAGGGGGCTCggacagcgaggaggaggaacgCCCGGCCTGGAACAGCAAGCTCCAGTACATCCTGGCCCAGGTGGGCTTCTCTGTAGGCCTGGGCAACGTCTGGAGGTTCCCCTACCTGTGTCAGAAGAACGGAGGGG GAGCGTACCTTGTGCCCTATCTCATCCTGCTGATATTGATTGGCATCCCGCTGTTCTTCCTGGAGCTCGCCGTGGGACAGCGGATCCGCAGGGGCAGCATCGGCGTGTGGAACTACATCAGCCCTCGGCTAGGGGGCATCGGCTTTGCCAGCTGCATG GTGTGCTTCTTTGTGGCTCTCTACTACAATGTCATCATCAGCTGGAGCCTCTTCTACTTCTCCCAGTCCTTCCAGCAACCTCTGCCGTGGCACGAGTGTCCACTCGTCAAGAACAAGACCAGTACAT ATGTGGTGCCGGAGTGTGAGAAGAGCTCGGCCACGACCTACTACTGGTACCGCGAGGCCCTGGACATTTCGAACAGCATCTCTGAGGGTGGAGGACTCAACTGGAAGATGACCGTGTGCCTGCTGGTCGCCTGGTCTATGGTTTGTCTCGCCATGATCAAGGGAATCCAGTCTTCTGGGAAG GTGATGTACTTCAGCTCCCTGTTCCCATACGTCGTGTTGATTTGCTTCCTGGTGCGGGCTCTGCTCCTCAAGGGCTCCGTCGACGGGATTCGACACATGTTCACACCCAAG TTGGAGATCATGTTGGAGGCCAAGGTTTGGAGAGAGGCGGCCACGCAGGTCTTCTTCGCCCTGGGACTCGGCTTCGGTGGCGTCATCGCCTTCTCCAGCTACAACAAGCGGGACAACAACTGCCACTTCGATGCCGTCTTGGTGTCTTTTATCAATTTCTTCACCTCTGTGCTGGCCACACTGGTGGTGTTTGCCGTGCTGGGCTTCAAAGCCAACATAATGAACAGTAAATGTGTCATACT GAACACCAACAAGATCGTGGCGTTGTTGGGGAACGGCATTGAAGAAAGCCTGATCCCCCACCACATCAACCTCACTCAGGTTAGTCAGGTCAGTGCTGAGGACTACAATCAGATGATAGAGGTCATCCAACGGGTGAAGGAGGACGACTACAAGAAACTGGGACTGGATTCCTGCAGCATTGAGGACGAGCTCAATAAG GCGGTCCAAGGCACAGGCTTGGCCTTCATTGCCTTCACAGAGGCCATGACCCACTTCCCAGCCTCGCCCTTCTGGTCTGTCATGTTCTTCCTCATGCTGGTCAACCTCGGCCTGGGCAGCATGTTCGGCACCATCGAGGGAATCCTCACTCCACTGATAGACACATTCAAAGTCCGCAAGGAATTTCTTACAG TGGGATGCTGCGTGCTGGCCTTCTCCATTGGTCTCCTGTTTGTTCAGCGCTCAGGGAACTACTACGTGGCCATGTTCGACGATTACTCGGCTACTCTGCCTCTGCTCATAGTGGTCATACTGGAGAACGTGGCAATCGCTTGGTTCTACGGGATTGATAA ATTCTTTGAAGACCTGAAGGACATGCTGGGCTTTACGCCATACCGTTTCTACTACTACATGTGGAAGTACATCACGCCCATCCTGCTGCTGGTCCTCCTGTGCTCCAGCTTCATTCAGCTGACCATGACGCCGCCCAGCTACAGTGCCTGGATACAGGAAGAG GCCAGAGAGCAGACCTTACGCTTCCCTCTGTGGGGCATCGTCTTCTGCATCTCCTTGGTGGTGATGGCCATCATGCCCGTGCCTGTGGTCTTTGGCCTGCGCTACTTCAACATCATTGACGACAGCACCAACGGCCTTTCCACTGTCTCCTACAAAAAGGGCCGCATCATCAAGGAGAGTGCCCGACCGGGGGAGGATGACGACACCAGCCTGATCCAAGGCAAGTCGCCCAGCGAGGCGCCCTCACCGATGCCCGGCAACAGCATCTACCGCAAGCAGAGTGGCAGCGGTGGCACTGACGCAGATACCGCACCTAATGGCCGTTATGGTATCGGCTACTTGATGGCCGATATGCCGGATATGCCCGAGTCGGACTTATAG